In a single window of the Pseudodesulfovibrio profundus genome:
- the nth gene encoding endonuclease III, protein MRKAERAKVIYDRLAKRYPSPEPALDWTNPWELLVATALSAQCTDERVNKVTPVFFERWPEIKDAAAADVTEIEAVVRSTGFFRNKAKNIKAAANRILDVYNGEVPKSMAELITLGGVARKTASIVLSNAFGINEGIAVDTHVKRLAFRLGLTTKTDPNQVEKDLMPLYPKDQWGEINHFLVFFGREVCPARKPKCDICELNDICPKKGVK, encoded by the coding sequence ATGAGAAAGGCAGAACGCGCCAAAGTAATATATGACCGACTGGCCAAACGTTACCCTTCGCCGGAACCGGCACTGGACTGGACCAATCCATGGGAACTGCTGGTAGCCACAGCGCTTTCCGCCCAGTGTACCGATGAACGGGTCAACAAGGTTACCCCGGTCTTTTTTGAACGCTGGCCTGAAATCAAGGACGCGGCAGCAGCCGACGTTACTGAAATCGAAGCAGTGGTACGATCCACAGGTTTTTTTCGAAACAAGGCGAAGAACATCAAAGCAGCGGCCAACCGCATCCTTGATGTCTATAACGGCGAAGTGCCCAAAAGCATGGCTGAGCTTATCACCCTTGGTGGTGTTGCCAGAAAGACGGCCAGCATCGTCTTGTCCAACGCATTTGGAATCAACGAAGGCATCGCGGTGGACACCCATGTCAAACGACTTGCCTTTCGGCTGGGCCTGACAACCAAAACAGATCCTAACCAAGTCGAAAAAGACCTCATGCCGCTGTACCCCAAAGATCAATGGGGTGAAATCAATCATTTTCTGGTCTTTTTCGGTCGGGAAGTCTGCCCTGCCAGAAAGCCCAAGTGTGACATTTGCGAACTAAACGATATCTGCCCGAAAAAGGGAGTTAAATAA
- the cutA gene encoding divalent-cation tolerance protein CutA, with translation MSETLVYMTCGSTEEAEKIGRALVEKRLAACINMFDGMRSLYWWEGKVEQGSEVVLLAKTTANLVEELTEEVKRLHEYDVPCVVTLPITGGNTDFLRWIHEETQSEG, from the coding sequence ATGTCGGAAACATTGGTGTACATGACCTGCGGCTCCACTGAAGAAGCCGAAAAAATTGGACGGGCTTTGGTTGAGAAGCGGCTGGCTGCCTGTATAAATATGTTTGACGGGATGCGCTCCCTGTATTGGTGGGAAGGCAAGGTGGAGCAAGGGAGTGAAGTCGTTCTGCTTGCGAAAACGACAGCGAATTTGGTGGAAGAACTGACTGAAGAAGTCAAGCGTCTGCACGAATACGATGTCCCATGTGTCGTCACTTTACCTATAACTGGCGGAAATACGGATTTCCTTCGATGGATTCATGAGGAGACACAGTCTGAAGGGTGA
- a CDS encoding carbohydrate kinase family protein, which translates to MQIYITGSLAFDRIMTFPDKFSNHILPDKIHILNVCFLVDGLDERFGGTGGNIAYSLALLGEKPTILSQVGKDFDKYAEWLQKYGISIEGICTIDSEFTAGAYITTDMSDNQITGFNPGAMKHPSQFDMKTIDPKEALGIISPGNLNDMMDHPKYYRENNIPFIFDPGQQIPAFSGEQLVDAFDGAEILITNDYELEMILNSTGLTKEQVVDKVSYLITTLGEKGSVVNCKGEETRVDAVPVEKVVDPTGAGDAFRSGLLKGLSMDKTVVDACKLGSVCAAYAVEHSGTQEHSFTMEEFTQRFESSFGDLNS; encoded by the coding sequence ATGCAGATTTATATCACCGGGTCACTTGCCTTTGACAGGATTATGACCTTCCCAGACAAATTTTCCAATCATATTTTACCCGACAAGATCCATATCTTGAACGTTTGCTTCCTCGTTGATGGACTTGATGAACGTTTCGGCGGTACCGGTGGAAACATTGCGTACAGCCTCGCTCTGTTGGGTGAGAAGCCCACGATTCTCAGTCAGGTGGGTAAAGACTTCGACAAGTACGCCGAATGGTTGCAAAAGTATGGAATCTCGATTGAAGGCATTTGCACTATTGATTCGGAATTTACAGCGGGTGCCTACATCACCACTGACATGTCGGATAACCAGATTACCGGTTTCAATCCCGGGGCAATGAAGCATCCTTCTCAGTTCGATATGAAAACCATCGATCCCAAGGAAGCGCTTGGAATTATTTCTCCCGGCAACCTGAATGACATGATGGATCATCCGAAATACTACCGCGAAAATAATATCCCGTTCATTTTTGATCCGGGCCAGCAGATTCCTGCTTTTTCCGGTGAGCAGCTCGTGGATGCTTTTGATGGTGCAGAAATCCTGATCACCAATGACTATGAGTTGGAGATGATTCTGAACTCAACCGGCCTGACGAAAGAGCAGGTTGTGGATAAAGTCTCCTACCTTATCACCACGCTTGGTGAGAAAGGCTCGGTCGTGAACTGCAAGGGCGAGGAAACTCGCGTTGATGCTGTTCCGGTAGAAAAGGTTGTCGATCCGACTGGTGCCGGTGATGCTTTCCGTTCCGGTTTGCTGAAAGGACTGTCCATGGACAAGACCGTTGTTGATGCATGCAAACTGGGCTCTGTCTGTGCAGCATACGCTGTTGAACATAGCGGAACGCAGGAGCACAGCTTCACCATGGAAGAGTTCACGCAGCGCTTCGAGTCCAGCTTCGGTGATTTGAACAGCTAA
- the miaB gene encoding tRNA (N6-isopentenyl adenosine(37)-C2)-methylthiotransferase MiaB has translation MKFHITTFGCQMNVHDSEWLTRALESRGWVAADEDEAQVYILNTCSVRDKPEQKVYSELGRIASHLKRDESVFAAVGGCVAQQVGRGFFERFPFVKLVFGSDGIANAPNALERIAEGNEERVALLDFVSIYEERENAEERTVTLPENRQAFVNIMQGCDNFCSYCIVPYTRGRQKSRHPDAVLEECLALTESGVREVTLLGQNVNSFGMDKGGVGVSFADLLYRVSALEGLERLRFTTSHPKDIAPEVIQAFGELENLCPSLHLPLQAGSDSVLKAMKRKYDRERYLSIVEQLKAARPDIALTTDLIVGFPGETEEDFQQTLEMVERVGFESSFSFKYSDRPGVAAVNMEPKVDPVEASERLMRLQTLQNNITRNCLKKLESQETVAFVEGKSRMQDGSQTWWKGRDPAGRIVNFPMPVSEGLIGKMVPVRLIEAKKHSLVGERIGDPW, from the coding sequence ATGAAATTTCATATCACTACGTTTGGCTGTCAGATGAACGTCCATGATTCCGAGTGGTTGACTCGTGCTTTGGAGAGTCGCGGCTGGGTTGCCGCTGACGAGGATGAAGCGCAGGTCTACATACTCAACACTTGCAGCGTGCGAGATAAGCCTGAACAGAAGGTATATAGCGAGCTGGGGCGTATTGCCAGCCATTTGAAGCGTGATGAATCCGTTTTTGCTGCGGTCGGAGGCTGTGTCGCTCAGCAGGTGGGCAGAGGTTTCTTTGAGCGCTTCCCATTCGTCAAGCTGGTGTTTGGCTCTGACGGCATCGCCAATGCGCCCAATGCGCTGGAGAGAATTGCTGAAGGTAACGAAGAGCGTGTGGCTCTGCTGGACTTCGTTTCAATATACGAAGAGCGCGAGAATGCCGAAGAGCGGACCGTGACGTTGCCCGAAAACAGGCAGGCCTTCGTCAACATCATGCAGGGGTGCGACAATTTCTGCTCGTATTGCATTGTTCCCTACACTCGTGGCAGGCAAAAATCTCGCCACCCCGACGCTGTTTTGGAGGAATGTCTCGCTCTGACCGAGTCCGGTGTTCGAGAAGTAACTCTGCTCGGTCAGAACGTGAACAGCTTTGGAATGGACAAAGGTGGCGTCGGTGTCAGCTTTGCCGATTTGCTGTACCGTGTCTCTGCATTGGAAGGCTTGGAGCGACTCCGCTTTACCACCTCACATCCCAAAGATATCGCGCCAGAGGTTATTCAAGCATTTGGAGAACTTGAGAATCTTTGTCCGTCGCTTCATTTGCCCTTACAGGCTGGCTCTGACTCTGTGCTGAAGGCTATGAAGCGCAAGTATGATCGAGAGCGGTATTTGTCTATTGTCGAGCAATTGAAAGCAGCCCGTCCTGACATCGCATTGACTACAGATTTAATTGTCGGTTTCCCCGGCGAAACCGAGGAAGACTTCCAGCAGACATTGGAAATGGTCGAAAGAGTCGGCTTTGAATCCAGTTTTTCGTTCAAATATTCCGATAGGCCGGGAGTTGCTGCCGTTAATATGGAGCCGAAAGTTGATCCGGTAGAAGCTTCAGAGCGGTTGATGCGGTTGCAGACATTGCAAAATAATATTACTAGAAATTGTCTAAAGAAACTGGAGTCTCAAGAGACCGTGGCTTTTGTCGAAGGCAAAAGCCGCATGCAAGACGGTTCACAAACATGGTGGAAAGGACGTGATCCTGCTGGCAGGATTGTAAATTTCCCCATGCCTGTATCAGAAGGTCTCATTGGGAAGATGGTCCCGGTACGTTTGATCGAGGCCAAGAAGCATTCTCTGGTTGGCGAAAGGATTGGCGATCCATGGTAA
- a CDS encoding bifunctional nuclease family protein, with protein MVKMEIFGLALDEHSKSPILVLKNEEGLAVPIWIGAMEAMAISMALNKVPFPRPMTHDLLLNVITELKGTINRIEVTKVEEGTFYADIIVDTADGLVKIDSRPSDAIALAVRAECNIYVDEEVITTAGAPIPEEGSDKVLRTQDSDKWLDELEQFSEDETKYKM; from the coding sequence ATGGTAAAAATGGAAATTTTCGGTTTAGCGCTTGATGAGCACAGCAAGTCTCCCATTCTTGTCCTGAAGAATGAGGAAGGGCTTGCAGTACCTATTTGGATCGGTGCCATGGAAGCCATGGCCATCTCCATGGCGTTGAACAAAGTTCCATTTCCCCGTCCAATGACTCACGACCTGTTACTGAACGTCATTACCGAACTGAAAGGAACCATTAACCGGATAGAGGTGACGAAAGTTGAAGAGGGCACCTTTTACGCTGATATCATTGTCGATACTGCTGATGGTTTGGTGAAAATCGACAGCCGCCCCTCTGATGCCATCGCCCTTGCAGTTCGGGCCGAGTGCAATATTTACGTTGATGAAGAAGTTATCACAACAGCTGGCGCCCCCATTCCTGAAGAGGGGAGCGACAAGGTGTTACGCACTCAGGATTCAGATAAGTGGCTGGATGAGTTGGAACAATTTTCCGAAGATGAAACAAAATACAAGATGTAG
- a CDS encoding histidinol phosphate phosphatase domain-containing protein translates to MIDLHTHTVFSDGELIPAELVRRAEVAGYKALCMTDHADESNMYATLENVLRFVKKHGHFYDINVMAGVELTHIPPALISEMVEKARAAGAQIVVMHGETPVEPVAQGTNLAAIEAKVDVLAHPGLITDQEVELAAENGVALEITTRGGHSYTNGHVAAMARKHGAKLVINNDAHAPRDLVDEALRKTIALGAGLTLDEYRQTESNAWEIVQRCMK, encoded by the coding sequence GTGATCGATTTACATACCCATACGGTTTTCAGTGATGGAGAGCTTATCCCGGCAGAGCTGGTTCGACGAGCCGAGGTGGCAGGCTACAAAGCATTGTGCATGACCGATCATGCCGATGAGTCCAATATGTATGCCACCTTGGAAAATGTTCTCCGTTTCGTAAAGAAGCATGGGCATTTCTACGATATCAATGTGATGGCCGGAGTTGAGTTGACCCACATCCCACCTGCGCTGATCAGCGAGATGGTGGAGAAAGCCCGTGCCGCAGGCGCACAGATTGTCGTTATGCACGGGGAGACACCGGTCGAGCCGGTGGCTCAGGGTACGAACCTGGCTGCGATCGAGGCGAAAGTCGATGTACTGGCTCACCCGGGATTGATCACTGATCAGGAAGTTGAGCTCGCTGCCGAAAACGGTGTTGCCTTGGAGATTACCACCCGCGGGGGACATAGCTACACAAACGGGCACGTGGCTGCCATGGCCAGAAAGCATGGGGCCAAGCTGGTTATCAATAATGATGCACATGCTCCCCGAGATCTGGTTGATGAAGCTCTTCGCAAAACCATCGCGCTTGGTGCTGGTTTGACTTTGGATGAATATCGTCAAACGGAATCCAACGCCTGGGAGATCGTACAGCGATGTATGAAATAA
- the tolQ gene encoding protein TolQ: protein MGVMPESDILTLLMGATLAVKMVMIFLALMSIWSWTIIFYKFITIGAARKKVIKGYEAFVEAEDLTNGLKALGRKDDSPLGRVSNLAVKEFRLLEKADVNRERKRLLVKDTLRRVLKQGISKEMRLMTRNLPFLATCANAAPFIGLFGTVWGIMHSFHSIGLAQSAALATVAPGISEALIATAIGLLVAIPATIFYNYFLGKLNEVESGMVDFAGAFLNRAEREIAWSSKGEKSN from the coding sequence ATGGGTGTTATGCCGGAAAGCGATATCCTCACGTTGTTGATGGGAGCCACGTTGGCCGTAAAGATGGTCATGATTTTTCTCGCTCTCATGTCCATTTGGAGTTGGACAATCATATTCTATAAATTCATCACCATCGGTGCGGCTCGAAAGAAAGTCATAAAGGGATACGAAGCCTTTGTTGAAGCCGAAGATTTGACCAACGGGCTGAAAGCTTTGGGTAGAAAAGATGATTCGCCCCTGGGGAGAGTGTCCAATCTGGCAGTCAAGGAATTCCGCCTTCTGGAAAAGGCTGATGTCAATCGCGAACGCAAGCGGTTATTGGTGAAAGACACCCTGCGACGTGTTCTCAAGCAAGGTATTTCCAAGGAAATGCGCCTCATGACCCGCAACCTGCCTTTCCTCGCCACATGCGCCAATGCAGCACCGTTCATCGGCCTTTTCGGGACGGTATGGGGAATCATGCACTCGTTCCATTCAATTGGGCTGGCACAGTCTGCCGCGCTGGCAACTGTCGCTCCTGGTATTTCAGAAGCCTTGATTGCTACAGCTATTGGGCTCCTCGTGGCTATCCCGGCAACTATTTTCTACAACTATTTTCTTGGGAAATTGAACGAGGTTGAATCTGGAATGGTCGATTTTGCCGGTGCATTCCTCAACCGTGCAGAACGGGAAATCGCATGGTCCTCCAAGGGCGAAAAGTCCAACTAG
- the tolR gene encoding protein TolR, whose protein sequence is MAIKTGGGFLNEINVTPFVDVMLVLLIIFMVTAPLMTQGVEVDLPTTKTVTNLPQDSEHLVLSIKKDGKLFLDEYEVGIEELEDHLKRLVSKQKKQLFLRADKEVAYGKVVQVMGEIKSAGIDRLGIVAEQTKDDKK, encoded by the coding sequence ATGGCTATTAAAACCGGAGGCGGTTTCCTAAACGAAATCAACGTGACGCCCTTTGTTGATGTCATGTTGGTGTTGCTGATCATTTTTATGGTCACGGCACCACTCATGACTCAGGGAGTTGAGGTTGATCTTCCCACGACGAAGACCGTCACGAATCTTCCTCAGGATTCCGAGCATCTTGTGCTTTCCATCAAGAAAGATGGGAAATTATTTTTGGATGAGTATGAGGTCGGAATTGAAGAGCTTGAAGATCACTTGAAGCGACTTGTTTCCAAACAGAAAAAGCAGCTTTTCCTCCGCGCAGACAAAGAAGTCGCATACGGAAAGGTTGTGCAGGTGATGGGGGAAATCAAGAGTGCCGGAATTGATCGGCTTGGTATCGTTGCCGAGCAAACAAAAGATGATAAGAAGTAA
- a CDS encoding TonB family protein, giving the protein MDRPVYTVDLLSLAPPPPPAPKPVVEVEAASTPEPEVPVVEAAQEPAVEVEAAPVVEAKPEVKPTPKPKPEPEPKPEEISPKKVEKKTVVKKKKPEPKPKPQPKPKPKPKKTAAQLRSEALAAAKASVKKQEAKKVQALKDELAALKKREGEQVYAHGGQEGGEEGGVAGGTRGGVGSGLSEVYALIVGTAIKKNWRYPSFAGEANLMATVEITLDMQGKILSSKILVTSGNPEFDNSTLRAIKETEYVERPRTERDQLLRINFNSQELSE; this is encoded by the coding sequence ATGGATCGTCCGGTGTATACCGTTGATCTGCTCTCATTAGCGCCGCCTCCGCCGCCTGCTCCAAAGCCGGTGGTGGAAGTAGAGGCTGCGTCCACTCCTGAGCCTGAGGTGCCTGTCGTAGAGGCTGCTCAGGAACCGGCTGTTGAGGTTGAGGCTGCACCTGTTGTTGAGGCGAAGCCCGAGGTTAAGCCAACACCTAAACCAAAACCGGAACCAGAGCCAAAACCGGAAGAGATCAGCCCTAAAAAGGTTGAAAAAAAGACCGTTGTAAAAAAGAAAAAACCAGAACCGAAACCCAAACCTCAACCTAAGCCCAAACCAAAACCCAAGAAAACTGCTGCGCAACTTCGCTCCGAAGCATTGGCTGCAGCCAAGGCTTCTGTCAAAAAACAGGAAGCCAAGAAGGTGCAGGCGCTTAAAGACGAATTGGCCGCACTCAAGAAGCGTGAGGGTGAGCAGGTTTATGCCCATGGTGGACAGGAAGGCGGCGAAGAGGGCGGTGTTGCCGGAGGAACGCGTGGTGGTGTCGGGTCCGGTCTGTCTGAAGTGTATGCGCTGATTGTTGGGACTGCCATCAAGAAAAACTGGCGTTATCCCAGCTTTGCTGGAGAAGCCAATCTGATGGCAACTGTTGAGATCACACTGGATATGCAAGGTAAAATTTTGTCATCGAAAATACTGGTGACGTCTGGAAATCCAGAGTTTGACAATTCGACGCTTAGAGCTATCAAGGAAACAGAATATGTGGAACGTCCCCGAACGGAGCGAGACCAATTATTACGGATCAATTTCAACAGCCAGGAACTCTCAGAGTAA
- a CDS encoding PD40 domain-containing protein, giving the protein MKRLLFICICLVFALSFTPQAEAAGPLTVDIHGPGQRLVNITLLPPKGLDGKPVPEAASKAFQDLVVNNLSYIPFLKIIPVNSILGGDPSTGVKGSEVDFKPMQLARIDLCMTTGWNGNYIEARVFETFSGRRVVGKLYKDVDEDTLAQAADRFCSAFLEALTGKKGFFDSPIAFVKQTGEAKEIFTVLPQGRNLKQITKLGGYNLSPAWSENGEKIAFTHIGKTRHELGIYDGKAGNIRMYTKGLGNTVISPVFGPNGQLILSLNRNGATNIHELDPSFKPTKTLARSAYIDVSPSFDRTGSKMVFTSGRAGNPHIFLMDMKSGQVRRVTVAGKYNTHPCLSPDGRYVAYTHRTANGHRIFLHDLTTGREKQLTFGPGNDEYPAFGPDGYFIAFASSRTGNYQLYLTTRHGDMPRKILTGNGQAYAPAWDTSLQW; this is encoded by the coding sequence ATGAAAAGATTATTATTCATTTGTATTTGCTTAGTTTTCGCATTGTCCTTCACCCCACAAGCTGAGGCGGCAGGCCCCCTCACCGTTGATATCCATGGTCCAGGGCAGCGCTTGGTCAATATCACGCTGTTGCCGCCAAAGGGTTTGGATGGCAAGCCTGTTCCTGAGGCAGCTTCCAAGGCTTTTCAGGACTTGGTCGTTAATAACCTGAGCTACATTCCATTTTTAAAGATCATCCCTGTGAACAGTATTCTGGGCGGCGACCCGAGCACAGGGGTGAAGGGAAGTGAAGTCGACTTCAAACCCATGCAGCTTGCCAGGATTGACCTGTGCATGACCACTGGCTGGAATGGAAATTATATTGAGGCGCGTGTCTTTGAAACGTTCAGCGGAAGACGAGTCGTGGGCAAGCTTTACAAGGATGTGGATGAAGACACCCTTGCTCAAGCTGCAGACCGGTTCTGCTCCGCATTTCTTGAAGCGTTGACTGGCAAGAAGGGGTTCTTTGATTCTCCGATTGCTTTCGTCAAGCAGACTGGTGAAGCAAAAGAAATCTTTACGGTTTTGCCTCAGGGCCGGAATTTGAAGCAGATCACCAAACTGGGCGGGTACAATCTGAGCCCCGCATGGTCGGAGAACGGTGAAAAGATAGCATTTACCCACATTGGAAAGACGCGTCACGAGTTGGGTATATATGATGGTAAGGCTGGGAATATCAGAATGTACACCAAAGGATTGGGTAACACTGTTATCAGTCCGGTGTTTGGGCCTAATGGGCAGCTCATTTTGTCCTTGAACCGTAATGGTGCTACCAATATCCACGAGCTTGATCCTTCGTTCAAACCGACAAAGACGTTGGCTCGAAGCGCGTATATTGATGTTTCTCCCAGCTTTGACCGTACTGGATCAAAGATGGTTTTTACCTCCGGGCGTGCTGGTAATCCGCATATTTTCTTGATGGATATGAAGAGTGGGCAGGTACGACGGGTAACTGTTGCGGGTAAATACAATACACATCCATGTCTCAGTCCTGATGGACGGTATGTCGCATACACCCATCGGACTGCGAACGGACACCGTATATTCCTGCATGACCTGACCACAGGTCGTGAAAAGCAATTGACGTTTGGTCCGGGCAATGATGAATATCCTGCTTTTGGACCGGATGGGTATTTCATTGCCTTTGCTTCAAGTCGTACAGGTAACTATCAGTTATACCTGACGACACGGCATGGAGACATGCCGCGTAAGATTCTGACCGGGAACGGACAGGCGTACGCTCCTGCTTGGGATACTTCGTTACAGTGGTGA
- the pal gene encoding peptidoglycan-associated lipoprotein Pal: MKSRWNLAVLVVLAMALMVGAGCAKKTTSSTPPDSQVEVTDDSSWTPPPAPEEKKVDEAALAAEAAEREARAKAEAVEELTSVTILFDFDSYELSEEARSMLALKANIMRQYDDVRVVIEGHCDERGTEEYNLALGERRARAAYEHLVILGVAPERMSLVSFGEEQPVDPGHNETAWAKNRRAEFVVQ; the protein is encoded by the coding sequence ATGAAATCGAGATGGAACCTTGCTGTATTGGTCGTTCTGGCAATGGCGCTGATGGTAGGCGCTGGTTGTGCCAAGAAAACAACCTCAAGCACACCGCCTGATTCTCAGGTTGAGGTGACAGATGATTCATCCTGGACACCACCTCCTGCTCCTGAAGAAAAAAAGGTGGATGAGGCTGCTCTTGCAGCAGAGGCCGCAGAGCGTGAAGCCCGTGCAAAGGCTGAAGCTGTTGAAGAATTGACCAGTGTGACGATCCTTTTCGATTTTGATTCGTATGAATTGAGCGAAGAAGCTCGTTCAATGCTTGCCCTGAAAGCTAACATCATGCGTCAGTATGATGACGTTCGTGTTGTAATCGAAGGGCATTGCGACGAACGCGGCACAGAAGAATACAACCTGGCTCTTGGCGAACGACGTGCTCGTGCAGCTTACGAGCATCTCGTCATTCTTGGCGTTGCTCCGGAGCGTATGTCTCTGGTGAGCTTCGGTGAAGAACAGCCGGTCGATCCCGGGCACAATGAAACAGCGTGGGCCAAGAATCGACGCGCCGAGTTTGTTGTTCAATAA
- a CDS encoding phosphatidylglycerophosphatase A family protein, translating into MKTTLPSDKLALAVATLGPVGHFPKAPGTWGSLAATVAAPWLFLPFPLWGRIAILAFVFFVGVWACNRAEAVMGRKDPGCVIVDELFGQWLALLFFTAMPLWSLGLAFLFFRLFDIAKPWPVKWAETAFPGGYGVMIDDGVAGIYALICLHLLMALL; encoded by the coding sequence ATGAAAACGACCTTACCTTCTGACAAGCTGGCCCTAGCAGTAGCAACACTTGGCCCTGTTGGTCACTTCCCCAAAGCACCGGGGACATGGGGATCACTGGCTGCAACCGTTGCCGCTCCATGGCTCTTTCTCCCTTTTCCATTGTGGGGACGAATCGCCATTCTCGCCTTTGTGTTCTTTGTCGGCGTCTGGGCATGTAATCGTGCAGAAGCCGTTATGGGCCGTAAAGACCCCGGTTGCGTCATCGTGGATGAACTGTTCGGCCAATGGCTTGCCCTTCTCTTCTTTACGGCAATGCCGCTGTGGAGCCTTGGCCTCGCTTTCCTGTTCTTTCGCCTGTTCGACATTGCCAAGCCATGGCCCGTCAAATGGGCTGAGACAGCTTTTCCCGGCGGTTACGGTGTAATGATAGATGATGGTGTTGCAGGAATTTACGCATTAATCTGCTTACATCTGCTCATGGCGCTATTGTAA
- a CDS encoding permease — MQSFFQLWNEAAITTVGLFWMAFWAFGLGYLISSMIQVFVTRERMKKGMGGSSGRSVFLATFFGFISSSCSFAALSTTRSLFAKGAGLIPALAFMLASTNLVVELGIIIAVFLSWQFVVGEYVGGILLILFMWALVRVTLPAGLEKEALKHAREQTDDNDGDGSQDWRELIVSREGWFKVAQRYAMEWSMVWKDVTIGFTVAGIIAAFVPRSFFQALFISSDVADPTFWQVLSQAVIGPVAAFFTFIGSMGNIPLAAVLFSNGVSFAGVMAFIFSDLVVFPVLRIQAQYYGRKMAFYLLGILLTVLVAAAVAMHYGFAALDMLPTSESARVLTDRSFFAVDHTFGLNLVFIILSGVFVIWKRMGGHDHMDHGSKSIGEKILFTLSMIAYGWLAVGLVLPV, encoded by the coding sequence ATGCAATCATTCTTTCAACTTTGGAACGAAGCGGCAATAACGACTGTTGGATTGTTTTGGATGGCTTTCTGGGCCTTTGGCTTGGGATATCTTATCAGCAGCATGATCCAGGTTTTCGTTACTCGAGAACGAATGAAAAAAGGGATGGGAGGCAGCTCTGGCCGGAGTGTCTTTCTAGCTACATTTTTCGGCTTTATTTCTAGCTCGTGCAGCTTTGCGGCACTTTCTACCACTCGGTCTCTGTTTGCAAAAGGGGCGGGGCTGATTCCAGCCTTGGCCTTTATGCTCGCCTCGACCAACCTTGTTGTTGAGCTTGGAATTATCATTGCCGTGTTCTTGTCATGGCAGTTTGTAGTAGGTGAGTATGTTGGAGGTATTCTTCTGATCCTCTTCATGTGGGCTCTGGTCCGAGTAACTCTTCCTGCCGGTCTGGAGAAAGAAGCCCTCAAACATGCGAGAGAGCAAACAGATGACAATGATGGTGACGGCAGCCAAGACTGGCGGGAATTGATTGTTTCACGAGAGGGATGGTTCAAAGTAGCGCAACGCTATGCAATGGAGTGGTCGATGGTCTGGAAAGATGTGACCATCGGTTTCACCGTTGCTGGTATTATTGCAGCCTTTGTACCCCGGTCATTTTTTCAGGCGCTCTTCATCAGTTCGGATGTTGCGGATCCGACTTTTTGGCAGGTCTTGTCGCAGGCTGTCATCGGCCCGGTTGCCGCTTTTTTCACCTTCATAGGCTCGATGGGCAATATCCCGTTGGCTGCTGTTCTCTTTAGTAACGGGGTCAGTTTTGCTGGAGTCATGGCCTTTATTTTCAGTGACTTGGTCGTCTTCCCGGTTCTAAGGATTCAGGCTCAATACTACGGCAGGAAAATGGCCTTCTATTTGTTGGGCATATTGTTGACCGTACTCGTAGCTGCAGCAGTAGCCATGCATTATGGATTTGCCGCACTCGACATGCTGCCCACAAGCGAATCGGCACGGGTGCTCACGGATAGAAGCTTTTTTGCGGTGGATCATACGTTTGGCCTTAATCTTGTTTTCATCATTCTTTCAGGCGTATTCGTCATTTGGAAAAGAATGGGCGGACACGATCATATGGATCACGGATCAAAATCAATTGGTGAAAAAATCTTGTTTACGTTGTCCATGATTGCGTACGGTTGGCTTGCAGTTGGTTTGGTTTTGCCAGTGTAG